In the Gemmatimonadaceae bacterium genome, one interval contains:
- a CDS encoding CDGSH iron-sulfur domain-containing protein — MPDVTITIKQTGPYVIEGEINLVNHLGERVPTTPGKRISLCRCGASATKPFCDGTHSKIGFLAAEKAQQEFDRQQALDGNKAP; from the coding sequence ATGCCCGATGTGACCATCACGATCAAGCAGACTGGCCCATATGTGATCGAAGGTGAGATCAACCTGGTGAATCACCTCGGGGAGCGCGTGCCGACCACGCCGGGGAAGCGGATCTCGCTGTGCCGCTGCGGCGCGTCGGCCACCAAGCCGTTCTGCGACGGGACGCACAGCAAGATCGGGTTTCTCGCCGCGGAGAAAGCGCAGCAGGAGTTCGACAGGCAGCAGGCGCTCGACGGGAACAAAGCGCCCTAG
- a CDS encoding DUF6526 family protein, with protein sequence MKGYIPSSTIRERHMAGQQQTYANHKRVYPLYHLFVFPILFANLVVGIVAAVRNPSWGSAWLVVVAAALVGLAWSARAMALVVQTRIIGLEERLRLARILPEDLRPRIPELRPGQLVALRFASDAEAPELAQRCLAGELEKKDDIKRAIKNWRPDTLRV encoded by the coding sequence ATGAAGGGCTACATTCCTTCGTCCACCATCCGAGAGCGACACATGGCCGGCCAGCAGCAGACGTACGCCAATCACAAGCGGGTGTATCCGCTCTATCATCTTTTCGTATTCCCGATCCTCTTTGCCAATCTTGTCGTCGGCATCGTCGCCGCGGTGAGAAACCCCTCCTGGGGTTCAGCGTGGCTGGTCGTCGTGGCCGCCGCGCTGGTCGGTCTCGCGTGGTCGGCGCGCGCAATGGCCCTCGTCGTGCAGACGCGCATCATCGGTCTCGAAGAGAGACTGCGGCTCGCGCGGATCCTCCCTGAAGATCTCCGCCCACGGATCCCGGAGCTGAGACCGGGCCAGCTCGTCGCCCTGCGGTTCGCTTCCGACGCCGAAGCGCCCGAGCTTGCGCAGCGGTGCCTGGCGGGAGAGCTCGAAAAAAAGGACGACATCAAGCGCGCCATCAAGAATTGGCGGCCCGACACCCTGAGAGTTTGA
- a CDS encoding DNA-3-methyladenine glycosylase has protein sequence MNKPRPYTPALHRSALRHLRRSDPVLAQVLARHGPHRFELRTGGSHFDAIARAIVSQQLSVKAASTIHGRFRALYAAAGGMPEVVARILESRLREAGLSRQKIAYIRDLARRVAAGELELDRIDEMPDDELMARLTAVKGVGTWTAQMFLMFRLGRPDVLPVLDLGIQKAIQRAYGLRKRPSVRQMERIGNAWAPYRTIACWYLWRSLDQPPVEPRAVGRKSKSGRPQ, from the coding sequence ATGAACAAGCCGCGACCGTACACACCCGCCCTGCATCGATCCGCCCTGCGACATTTGCGGCGCTCCGACCCCGTTCTGGCGCAGGTTCTCGCGCGCCACGGTCCGCACCGCTTCGAGCTGCGGACCGGCGGGTCGCACTTCGACGCGATCGCGCGGGCCATCGTATCGCAGCAGCTCTCCGTTAAGGCGGCGTCGACCATCCATGGACGGTTCAGGGCCCTGTACGCCGCCGCCGGCGGGATGCCGGAGGTCGTCGCGCGCATCCTCGAGAGCCGGCTGCGGGAAGCCGGGCTCTCGCGGCAGAAGATCGCCTACATCAGGGACCTCGCGCGGCGGGTGGCGGCCGGCGAGCTGGAGCTGGACCGGATCGACGAGATGCCGGACGACGAGCTGATGGCGCGGCTCACGGCCGTGAAGGGTGTGGGCACGTGGACCGCGCAGATGTTCTTGATGTTCCGCCTCGGCAGGCCGGACGTGCTGCCCGTGCTCGATCTCGGCATCCAGAAAGCGATTCAGCGGGCGTATGGGCTGCGGAAGCGGCCCAGCGTTCGACAGATGGAGAGAATCGGGAACGCATGGGCGCCGTACAGGACCATCGCGTGCTGGTATCTGTGGCGCAGCCTCGATCAGCCGCCGGTCGAGCCGCGCGCCGTGGGCCGAAAGTCAAAAAGCGGCCGCCCACAATAG